The Vulpes lagopus strain Blue_001 chromosome 24, ASM1834538v1, whole genome shotgun sequence genome has a window encoding:
- the HS6ST1 gene encoding heparan-sulfate 6-O-sulfotransferase 1 encodes MRRRRGGGRTMVERASRFVLVVAGSACFMLILYQYAGPGLSLGAPGGRAPPDDLDLFPTPDPHYERKYYFPVRELERSLRFDMKGDDVIVFLHIQKTGGTTFGRHLVQNVRLEVPCDCRPGQKKCTCYRPNRRETWLFSRFSTGWSCGLHADWTELTSCVPGVLDRRDPAALRTPRKFYYITLLRDPVSRYLSEWRHVQRGATWKTSLHMCDGRTPTPEELPPCYEGTDWSGCTLQEFMDCPYNLANNRQVRMLADLSLVGCYNLSFIPEGKRAQLLLESAKKNLRGMAFFGLTEFQRKTQYLFERTFNLKFIRPFMQYNSTRAGGVEVDEDTIRRIEELNDLDMQLYDYAKDLFQQRYQYKRQLERREQRLKSREERLLHRAKEALPREDADEPGRVPTEDYMSHIIEKW; translated from the exons atgcggcggcggcgcggcggcggcagGACCATGGTTGAGCGCGCCAGCAGGTTCGTGCTGGTGGTGGCGGGCTCGGCGTGCTTCATGCTCATCCTGTACCAGTACGCGGGCCCGGGGCTGAGCCTGGGCGCCCCCGGCGGCCGCGCGCCGCCCGACGACCTGGACCTGTTCCCCACGCCCGACCCGCACTACGAGCGCAAGTACTACTTCCCGGTGCGCGAGCTGGAGCGCTCGCTGCGCTTCGACATGAAGGGCGACGACGTGATCGTCTTCCTGCACATCCAGAAGACCGGCGGCACCACCTTCGGCCGCCACCTGGTGCAGAACGTGCGCCTCGAGGTGCCCTGCGACTGCCGGCCCGGCCAGAAGAAGTGCACCTGCTACCGGCCCAACCGCCGCGAGACCTGGCTCTTCTCCCGCTTCTCCACCGGCTGGAGCTGCGGGCTGCACGCGGACTGGACCGAGCTCACCAGCTGCGTGCCCGGCGTGCTGGACCGCCGCGACCCCGCCGCGCTGCGCACGCCCAG GAAGTTCTACTACATCACCCTGCTTCGAGACCCCGTGTCCCGCTACCTGAGCGAGTGGCGGCATGTGCAGCGGGGTGCCACGTGGAAGACGTCGCTGCACATGTGTGACGGGCGCACGCCCACCCCCGAGGAGCTGCCTCCCTGCTACGAGGGCACGGACTGGTCGGGCTGCACACTGCAGGAGTTCATGGACTGCCCCTACAACCTGGCCAACAACCGCCAGGTGCGCATGCTGGCCGACCTGAGCCTGGTGGGCTGCTACAACCTGTCCTTCATCCCCGAGGGCAAGCGGGCGCAGCTGCTGCTGGAGAGCGCCAAGAAGAACCTGCGCGGCATGGCCTTCTTCGGCCTCACCGAGTTCCAGCGCAAGACGCAGTACCTGTTCGAGCGGACGTTCAACCTCAAGTTCATCCGGCCTTTCATGCAGTACAACAGCACGCGCGCGGGCGGCGTGGAGGTGGACGAGGACACTATCCGGCGCATCGAGGAGCTCAATGACCTGGACATGCAGCTCTACGACTACGCCAAGGACCTCTTCCAGCAGCGCTACCAGTACAAGCGACAGCTGGAGCGCCGGGAGCAGCGCCTCAAGAGCCGCGAGGAGCGCCTGCTGCACCGCGCCAAGGAGGCCCTGCCCCGAGAGGACGCCGACGAGCCGGGCCGTGTGCCCACCGAGGACTACATGAGCCACATCATCGAGAAGTGGTAG